A section of the Sedimentisphaera cyanobacteriorum genome encodes:
- a CDS encoding 4Fe-4S binding protein: MKITTARKVSQAVFLLLFIWLSITIQLGTAFYEIRGWPVNLFLGADPLAAVSTALASGSLHAGLITGGIILIATVFLGRFFCGWICPFGAFHQIVSWLSWRGRKSSELLKANEYSRFQAVKYYVLLIFLGAAVTGLSSTLLTGLLDPIPLFHRSVNIAVMPIADYIGSGDFTRHYEFGLGIFAVFAAFTLLNIIRPRFFCKFVCPLGALLGIFSRFSLFRVAKVQDECRMCGLCNKTCHGSATPKTATKLSECMLCFNCREVCPDEVVGYMPAGSCKTESKPDISRRGVLLSFAAGGAGSYVVKAADKSSGSNWDSSIIRPPGSLKEEDFLQRCIKCGQCIRVCPSNVLQPAPIAKGLEVMWTPLLNNKIGTSGCQQNCTSCGAVCPTGAIKHLTLDEKHGTGEYADKGPVKLGTAFVDRSRCLPWAMNKPCIVCQENCPVSPKAIYTIDVYERVRNYSYHLESVEVSGGESSLQSASDISSAYATGDYYISAGEEKFRIKSIQGRTVTVEGEITNPNEVDKMEVLAHLQRPAVEIDRCIGCGICEHECPVSGKRAIRVTAEGESRDPESRLVLGS; this comes from the coding sequence ATGAAGATTACAACCGCAAGGAAGGTATCTCAGGCAGTATTTCTGCTTCTTTTTATATGGCTTTCGATTACCATTCAGCTCGGAACAGCATTTTATGAGATCAGAGGCTGGCCGGTAAACCTTTTCCTCGGGGCAGACCCGCTTGCTGCGGTAAGCACGGCTTTGGCCTCTGGCAGCCTTCATGCAGGTTTAATAACAGGTGGAATAATACTTATTGCCACTGTTTTTCTCGGCCGGTTTTTCTGCGGATGGATTTGCCCGTTCGGGGCTTTCCATCAGATTGTAAGCTGGCTCTCATGGCGAGGCCGCAAGAGCTCAGAGCTGCTCAAAGCAAACGAATACAGCAGGTTTCAGGCTGTTAAGTACTACGTACTGCTGATTTTCCTCGGCGCTGCGGTTACGGGGCTCTCAAGCACACTGCTTACAGGCCTCTTAGACCCGATACCCCTTTTCCACAGGTCTGTGAATATCGCTGTTATGCCGATTGCAGATTATATCGGCTCAGGCGATTTCACGCGGCATTACGAATTCGGCCTCGGGATATTCGCTGTTTTTGCTGCATTTACGCTTTTGAATATTATTCGTCCGCGTTTTTTCTGCAAATTCGTTTGCCCGCTGGGTGCGCTGCTGGGAATCTTCAGCAGATTCAGTCTTTTCAGGGTGGCAAAGGTGCAGGATGAATGCAGGATGTGCGGGCTGTGCAACAAAACCTGCCACGGCTCTGCAACCCCGAAAACCGCCACTAAGCTGAGCGAATGTATGCTCTGTTTCAACTGCCGTGAGGTTTGTCCGGATGAGGTGGTCGGGTATATGCCAGCAGGCAGCTGCAAAACTGAATCAAAGCCGGATATCTCTCGCCGCGGAGTTCTGCTGTCTTTTGCAGCAGGCGGGGCGGGGTCTTATGTTGTAAAAGCGGCGGACAAATCAAGCGGGAGCAACTGGGACAGCTCGATTATCCGTCCGCCGGGGTCGCTCAAAGAGGAGGATTTCCTCCAGCGATGCATAAAATGCGGACAGTGCATAAGGGTATGCCCGTCGAATGTTCTCCAGCCTGCCCCGATAGCGAAGGGGCTTGAGGTGATGTGGACGCCGTTATTGAACAACAAAATCGGTACGAGCGGATGCCAGCAGAACTGCACAAGCTGCGGAGCGGTTTGCCCAACAGGTGCCATAAAACACCTTACTCTCGACGAAAAACACGGCACTGGTGAATATGCAGATAAGGGGCCTGTCAAACTTGGAACAGCTTTTGTTGACCGTTCCCGCTGCCTGCCATGGGCGATGAACAAGCCCTGCATCGTTTGTCAGGAGAACTGCCCTGTGAGCCCGAAGGCTATTTACACTATTGATGTGTATGAGCGTGTAAGAAATTATTCATACCATCTTGAAAGCGTAGAGGTTTCCGGGGGCGAGAGCTCTTTGCAATCGGCTTCGGATATCAGCTCCGCTTATGCAACAGGCGATTATTACATTTCCGCAGGTGAGGAGAAATTCAGAATTAAGTCTATTCAGGGCAGAACTGTTACAGTGGAGGGTGAAATTACCAATCCCAATGAGGTAGATAAAATGGAGGTTTTAGCCCATCTCCAGAGGCCTGCAGTAGAGATAGACAGGTGCATTGGCTGCGGTATATGCGAACATGAGTGTCCGGTAAGCGGTAAAAGGGCAATAAGGGTTACTGCTGAGGGCGAATCCAGAGATCCGGAAAGCAGGCTTGTTCTCGGTTCATGA
- a CDS encoding aldo/keto reductase, which yields MTDFNRRNFIKAVGAAGVAGTSYKVYAEPKDKKECEKKGEEKKSPVLQRTLGKTGLKVPTLAPGIMYNAVNNQSVLLASAMKGATYWDTAHGYAGGNSELGIGKFFERKPELRKKIIIATKASGASDNAGRDNRLETSFKRMNTDYIDIYYGIHAMSRPEQLTDELKEWAQKAKEEKKIKFFGITTHRNIEECLHACAESGYIDAVMCSYNFKLMQQDKMNKAVEAANKAGIGLVAMKVMARNADIEKDDDKKVAMQFLEKGMTPAQAKIKAILSDDRFASACVGMKSVREFSENLKAVLRDEKLSFSDHQKLGEIAKANCDGYCAGCSEICSKASGNPYISDAMRALMYNDSYGEHEMAMETFHEIPLAYRQQFASADFSAAERACPNSIPITKLLSRAAEKLA from the coding sequence ATGACAGATTTTAACAGAAGAAATTTCATCAAGGCAGTTGGTGCTGCCGGCGTAGCAGGCACTTCTTATAAGGTGTATGCTGAGCCGAAAGACAAAAAAGAATGCGAAAAAAAGGGTGAAGAAAAGAAAAGTCCCGTTCTCCAAAGAACCCTCGGCAAAACAGGGCTCAAAGTTCCAACTTTGGCTCCCGGAATTATGTACAATGCCGTAAATAATCAATCTGTTCTGCTGGCCTCTGCTATGAAGGGCGCAACCTACTGGGATACCGCCCATGGATACGCAGGCGGGAACAGCGAGCTTGGCATCGGTAAATTCTTTGAGAGAAAGCCGGAACTGAGAAAGAAGATCATTATTGCAACGAAGGCCTCGGGAGCAAGTGATAATGCCGGACGAGACAATCGCCTTGAAACTTCCTTCAAGCGTATGAACACAGACTATATCGATATCTACTACGGCATACACGCTATGTCCCGCCCCGAACAGCTCACCGATGAACTCAAGGAATGGGCTCAGAAGGCCAAGGAAGAAAAGAAAATCAAATTCTTCGGGATCACTACCCACAGAAATATCGAAGAGTGCCTACACGCCTGCGCAGAGTCGGGTTATATTGATGCGGTAATGTGCAGCTACAATTTCAAGCTTATGCAGCAGGATAAGATGAATAAGGCTGTTGAAGCGGCAAACAAGGCCGGCATTGGGCTTGTGGCTATGAAGGTGATGGCGAGAAACGCAGATATTGAAAAGGATGATGATAAAAAGGTTGCTATGCAATTCCTCGAGAAAGGAATGACTCCCGCGCAGGCAAAGATTAAAGCCATACTTTCAGACGACCGTTTCGCTTCAGCTTGTGTTGGTATGAAGAGCGTTAGGGAATTCAGCGAGAATCTCAAGGCTGTTCTAAGGGATGAAAAGCTTTCTTTCAGCGATCATCAAAAGCTTGGCGAAATTGCAAAAGCAAATTGCGACGGATACTGCGCAGGCTGTTCTGAGATCTGCTCAAAGGCCTCAGGCAATCCATATATCAGCGATGCGATGCGTGCCTTGATGTACAACGACAGCTACGGCGAGCACGAGATGGCAATGGAAACCTTCCATGAGATTCCGCTGGCTTACAGACAGCAGTTTGCCTCTGCTGATTTTTCCGCTGCTGAGAGGGCGTGTCCGAACAGTATTCCTATTACTAAGCTTTTAAGCAGAGCAGCTGAGAAGCTTGCTTGA
- a CDS encoding IS4 family transposase, which translates to MTPAKHQYSILKQICQHIPAHLVSKLSRSFGIDKQSRTFSCWSHIVSMLHVQIAHSLSLNDVSDTLRNHSGALTPIRRATPPSRNGLSHANRVRDPLMAETLFWEALSHIQNKHLDFGRGHKYSGLPRRFKRAIYAVDSTTIQLVANCIDWAKHRRRKAAAKCHMQLNLQTFLPQFAIVKEASTHDSTEAYQLCQDLKSGEIAVFDKAYVDFKHLADLDRRELFWVTRAKDNMKYRFVKQNTEPKGNIQYDALIELEMPKSREAYPKKLRLVKAYVEINGEKKLMKFITNNMQWAPSSICDLYKCRWGIEVFFKQIKQTLQLSDFLGHSQKAILWQVWTAMLAYILIRYIGFLGQWKGAFSRLFTLLRGVLFSRLDVFSVMAACGTARGSPRMVGSPQQAYLPGFNM; encoded by the coding sequence ATGACACCCGCCAAACATCAATATAGCATTCTTAAGCAAATATGCCAACATATTCCTGCACATCTTGTTTCAAAATTGTCTCGGTCTTTCGGTATTGACAAGCAATCACGAACATTTTCTTGCTGGTCGCACATTGTATCTATGCTTCATGTCCAGATTGCTCACAGTCTCTCGCTCAACGACGTTTCCGACACATTGCGTAATCATTCTGGAGCTTTGACTCCTATCCGCCGTGCAACCCCTCCAAGCAGGAATGGGCTTTCTCATGCAAACAGGGTTCGAGATCCTCTTATGGCAGAGACTCTCTTCTGGGAGGCGCTGTCCCATATCCAGAACAAACATCTTGATTTTGGGAGAGGCCATAAGTATTCCGGCCTTCCGAGGCGTTTTAAGAGAGCAATATATGCGGTTGACTCAACCACGATCCAGCTTGTAGCCAACTGTATTGACTGGGCTAAACATCGCAGACGAAAAGCGGCTGCAAAGTGCCATATGCAGCTGAATCTCCAGACGTTCCTGCCTCAATTTGCTATTGTAAAAGAAGCCTCAACCCATGATTCGACAGAAGCTTATCAGCTCTGTCAGGACCTTAAAAGCGGCGAAATAGCGGTTTTTGACAAGGCTTACGTGGATTTTAAGCATCTAGCAGATCTTGACAGGCGAGAATTATTCTGGGTTACCAGAGCCAAAGATAATATGAAATATCGTTTTGTTAAACAGAATACAGAACCAAAAGGTAATATCCAATACGATGCTTTAATTGAACTTGAAATGCCGAAAAGCCGCGAGGCATACCCGAAGAAGCTCCGTTTAGTTAAGGCTTATGTGGAAATTAACGGCGAGAAAAAGCTTATGAAATTTATCACGAACAATATGCAGTGGGCGCCGAGCAGTATTTGCGACCTATATAAGTGCCGCTGGGGTATAGAGGTGTTTTTCAAGCAGATAAAACAGACTTTGCAGCTAAGCGATTTCCTAGGGCATAGCCAAAAAGCAATTCTATGGCAAGTATGGACGGCTATGCTGGCTTATATTTTAATAAGGTATATAGGTTTCCTCGGTCAGTGGAAAGGAGCATTCAGCCGATTGTTTACTTTACTGAGGGGTGTATTATTCAGCCGGCTGGATGTTTTTAGCGTTATGGCTGCCTGTGGGACAGCACGTGGTTCACCGCGTATGGTTGGCAGCCCTCAGCAGGCTTATTTGCCGGGTTTTAATATGTAG
- a CDS encoding YraN family protein — protein sequence MRPVFYFLLSFMKSFAHIFFRKKLLKNSSALGSWGEKFAAGMLKKKGHRLICSNYRKGRYEIDLITSDKTGRIVFTEVKTRRQEGLKPSERAVDKDKKKFLKSAAKAFLRENGQRERKFQFDIITIILPPKGRPKTKHIEKAFS from the coding sequence ATGCGGCCGGTTTTTTATTTCCTCTTGAGCTTTATGAAAAGCTTCGCTCATATATTCTTTCGTAAAAAACTGCTCAAAAACAGTTCAGCCCTCGGCAGCTGGGGCGAGAAATTTGCAGCGGGAATGCTGAAGAAAAAAGGCCACAGACTTATATGTTCAAACTACCGCAAGGGCAGATACGAAATAGACCTGATCACTTCAGACAAGACTGGAAGAATTGTATTTACGGAAGTGAAAACCCGCAGGCAGGAAGGACTTAAACCTTCTGAGCGGGCTGTGGATAAGGACAAGAAAAAATTTCTCAAATCCGCAGCAAAGGCATTCCTCAGAGAAAACGGTCAACGCGAACGAAAATTTCAATTCGATATTATCACAATCATTCTCCCGCCAAAAGGACGCCCGAAAACCAAACACATCGAAAAGGCTTTCAGCTGA
- the rplS gene encoding 50S ribosomal protein L19, whose product MKTELLNAVESASLKDKVPYFEIGDTVEVHCRIKEGNKTRVQVFSGVVIARKGRGINESFTVRRMIADQGVERVFPLHSPNVVDVVPIRSAKVRRAKLYFLRQRAGKAVRLKQRHSAHTAVRKS is encoded by the coding sequence GTGAAAACTGAATTATTAAATGCTGTAGAATCAGCGAGCCTTAAGGACAAAGTGCCCTATTTTGAAATAGGGGATACCGTTGAGGTTCACTGCAGAATAAAAGAAGGAAACAAGACAAGGGTGCAGGTTTTCAGCGGCGTTGTGATTGCAAGGAAAGGACGCGGCATAAACGAATCTTTCACCGTTCGCAGAATGATAGCAGATCAGGGCGTAGAACGTGTTTTCCCGCTTCATTCGCCGAATGTTGTGGATGTTGTCCCGATTAGAAGCGCTAAGGTGCGAAGGGCAAAGCTTTACTTCCTCCGCCAGAGAGCGGGCAAGGCTGTACGCCTCAAGCAAAGGCACTCCGCACATACAGCTGTAAGAAAATCATAA
- the trmD gene encoding tRNA (guanosine(37)-N1)-methyltransferase TrmD produces the protein MRFDILTLFPEMFASPMGSSILKRGQQTGAFEIALSNIRDFTDNPHRKVDDKPYGGGPGMVMMCEPVFRCFEHVAQAGPKPGRVLLMTPQGRQYDQKMAEQLSREERVVIIAGRYEGFDERIREGLGAEQVSIGDYVLTGGELPAMVIVDSVARLLEGVLGDEDSAKDESFSNGLLEYPHYTRPENYRNMTVPEVLLSGHHKNIEKWRLEKSLERTKAVRPDLFEKYKDNSKYQENNREN, from the coding sequence ATGAGATTTGATATTCTTACTCTTTTCCCCGAGATGTTTGCCTCACCGATGGGCAGCTCGATTCTCAAACGCGGCCAGCAGACCGGAGCGTTTGAGATAGCTCTTTCAAATATTAGAGACTTTACAGACAACCCCCACCGCAAGGTGGACGACAAGCCCTATGGCGGCGGGCCTGGAATGGTGATGATGTGCGAGCCGGTTTTCCGGTGCTTCGAGCACGTTGCTCAAGCGGGGCCAAAGCCAGGGAGAGTTCTGCTGATGACCCCGCAGGGAAGGCAGTACGACCAGAAAATGGCTGAACAGCTCAGCAGAGAAGAGAGGGTTGTAATAATAGCCGGAAGGTATGAAGGCTTCGACGAACGCATCCGCGAGGGGCTCGGCGCCGAGCAGGTGTCTATCGGAGACTACGTGCTCACAGGCGGCGAACTGCCGGCAATGGTGATTGTGGATTCAGTGGCAAGACTGCTGGAAGGTGTGCTGGGAGATGAAGATTCGGCAAAAGACGAATCATTCTCCAACGGCCTTCTTGAATATCCGCACTACACAAGGCCGGAGAACTACCGAAATATGACAGTTCCGGAGGTGCTCTTGAGCGGGCATCACAAGAATATCGAAAAATGGCGGCTTGAAAAATCGCTTGAACGGACAAAGGCTGTAAGGCCGGATTTGTTTGAGAAATACAAAGATAACAGTAAATATCAGGAGAATAATCGTGAAAACTGA
- the rpsP gene encoding 30S ribosomal protein S16 codes for MAVKLRMTRMGRRHRPFFRINAVESTTPRDGRILEKVGHYDPLKKDKDSQIELDTEKAKKWIDKGAVPSDTVAQILEKFEIECPTYKRKKARRDRAKALARKKGVPFTKQEKLAAAKAKTDKIEAAKAEAEAKEKAKAEKAEAENAKAEKAE; via the coding sequence ATGGCAGTAAAATTAAGAATGACGAGGATGGGCAGAAGACACCGCCCGTTCTTCCGAATCAACGCAGTGGAATCCACTACGCCCAGAGACGGCAGGATTCTTGAGAAGGTAGGTCATTACGACCCTCTCAAGAAAGACAAGGACAGCCAGATCGAGCTGGACACCGAAAAGGCCAAGAAATGGATCGATAAGGGAGCTGTACCTTCCGATACAGTAGCCCAGATACTCGAAAAGTTCGAGATTGAGTGCCCAACGTACAAGCGTAAAAAGGCTCGCAGGGATAGGGCGAAGGCTCTTGCCCGCAAGAAAGGTGTGCCTTTTACCAAGCAGGAAAAACTCGCTGCAGCTAAAGCCAAAACCGATAAGATAGAAGCTGCCAAGGCCGAAGCCGAGGCTAAGGAAAAGGCGAAAGCTGAAAAGGCAGAGGCCGAAAACGCTAAAGCTGAAAAGGCTGAATAA
- the ffh gene encoding signal recognition particle protein: MFESLTDRFNSVFKSLSGRGRITESNISDAMREVRKALLEADVNYQVAKQFCKDVREAALGAEVVQSLKPGQVLIKIVQDELTKLMGPEGSDIYYVSPGPTVIMLAGLQGCGKTTTAAKLANYVRSEGKKPQMVAVDLQRPAAIEQLKTLGEQIDVPVYCEDSKDSVKVAKNGLKDAKKNDADVVILDTAGRLHVDQELMDEVSNVAKAATPHQIYLVCDSMTGQDAVNSAKEFNDRLELDGVILTKLDGDARGGAALSVKAVTGKPIKFAGVGEKIEDLQKFHPDRMAGRILGMGDVVSLVEKAQSEYDEKEADKLKNKMAEGKFGLDDFLKQMSKIKNMGGIMSMMKMLPGMAGKMDDLDVDEKEFKRIEAIIRSMTYNERKDPEVLTASRRRRIAAGCGLTVNDVSGLIKTFKRSRDMMKMMASGETGSMSAMKGLLSGDMSMLNSMGGSGKQKKRSKRKKVKVRGKKRKKR, translated from the coding sequence ATGTTTGAATCTCTAACAGATCGTTTCAACAGTGTATTTAAGTCGCTTTCAGGGCGCGGCAGGATAACTGAGTCTAACATCTCAGACGCAATGCGCGAAGTGCGCAAGGCGCTTCTGGAGGCGGATGTTAATTATCAGGTTGCCAAGCAGTTCTGCAAGGACGTTCGCGAGGCTGCTCTCGGAGCGGAGGTAGTACAGAGCTTAAAGCCCGGTCAGGTTCTGATAAAGATCGTTCAGGATGAGCTCACCAAGCTCATGGGGCCTGAGGGCAGCGACATATACTACGTATCCCCCGGCCCAACAGTGATAATGCTTGCCGGCCTTCAGGGCTGCGGCAAAACAACCACTGCCGCCAAGCTTGCAAACTACGTGCGAAGCGAGGGCAAAAAGCCTCAGATGGTTGCAGTTGACCTCCAGAGGCCTGCGGCTATAGAACAGCTGAAAACCCTCGGCGAGCAGATTGATGTGCCGGTGTACTGTGAAGACAGCAAGGATTCGGTGAAGGTTGCAAAAAACGGGCTCAAAGACGCAAAGAAAAACGATGCGGATGTGGTAATCCTCGATACCGCCGGCCGGCTCCACGTGGATCAGGAGCTTATGGACGAAGTGTCCAATGTGGCCAAAGCCGCCACCCCGCACCAGATATACCTCGTATGCGATTCGATGACCGGCCAGGACGCTGTGAACTCAGCGAAAGAATTCAACGACCGGCTCGAGCTGGACGGTGTGATCCTTACAAAACTCGACGGCGATGCAAGAGGCGGAGCTGCTCTGAGCGTTAAGGCTGTAACGGGCAAACCGATAAAGTTTGCAGGCGTGGGCGAGAAGATTGAAGACTTGCAGAAATTCCATCCGGACAGAATGGCCGGCAGGATCCTCGGGATGGGAGATGTGGTATCGCTTGTGGAGAAAGCGCAAAGCGAATACGACGAAAAAGAAGCAGATAAACTCAAAAACAAGATGGCCGAAGGTAAATTCGGCCTAGACGACTTCCTCAAGCAGATGTCTAAAATCAAAAATATGGGCGGTATAATGAGCATGATGAAAATGCTCCCCGGAATGGCCGGCAAGATGGATGATTTAGACGTTGATGAGAAGGAATTTAAGCGGATTGAAGCTATAATCCGCTCCATGACATACAACGAACGCAAAGACCCAGAGGTATTGACCGCTTCAAGACGCAGGCGTATTGCTGCAGGATGCGGGCTCACGGTGAACGATGTTTCCGGGCTGATAAAAACCTTCAAAAGAAGCCGCGATATGATGAAAATGATGGCTTCAGGGGAAACCGGGTCGATGAGCGCTATGAAAGGCCTTCTCAGCGGTGATATGAGTATGTTAAACTCCATGGGCGGGTCAGGAAAACAGAAGAAAAGGTCTAAGCGCAAGAAGGTAAAGGTTCGCGGGAAGAAACGCAAGAAACGCTGA
- a CDS encoding proline--tRNA ligase: MRYSQTLIPTTREVPSDAEIPSHQLMIRAGLIRKIASGMYAYLPAGMKSLLKIEEIVREEMNRAGGCETLMPSVHPRELWVQTGRDEDYGDTMARFQDRHGRWNVLSPTAEEVYAYIGSNEISSYKQLPINMYQISFKFRDEFRPRFGVLRSREFLMKDGYSYHATPECLHKTYMKMYGAYKQIFERCGVPYVILEAEAGEMGGSGSHQFTVPCESGEDVIVYTEDSSYAANIEKAAIDPSEAAAERITDAPEEVHTPNAGSIEAVCQMLGTKPEQMIKSLIHSDREGRIIVAVLRGDHELNEEKLSQLLGGEKTEMASEEQIKEFTGASVGFAGPQGLCEKAHRVFIDHSAAAMPGGAVGANKDDYHVKNIVPGRDFPLEGENIQTADIRNAVEGDTHEGKKLLFRKGIEVGQVFKLGTKYSTKLECEFLDENGKRKPCLMGCYGIGLNRIMASAIETNYDDSGIKWPISIAPFEAVVVPIGKKDEAEAGEKLYSELKEKGIDVLLDDRNARPGVKLNDADLLGVPVRITVGRKSLAEGNVEMKLRSESENSLIKLEEAAGKAAELVEKLRSSL, from the coding sequence ATGAGATACAGCCAGACATTGATTCCCACTACAAGGGAAGTGCCCTCTGATGCGGAAATTCCGAGCCATCAGCTTATGATACGTGCCGGCCTTATTCGAAAGATAGCCAGCGGGATGTATGCCTATCTGCCTGCCGGTATGAAATCTCTTCTCAAGATCGAAGAGATTGTTCGCGAGGAGATGAACCGGGCGGGCGGCTGCGAAACCCTTATGCCAAGTGTACACCCGAGGGAACTATGGGTTCAGACGGGCCGTGATGAGGATTACGGCGATACCATGGCTCGCTTTCAGGACAGGCACGGCAGGTGGAATGTACTCAGCCCCACAGCAGAGGAGGTTTATGCCTATATCGGCTCAAATGAGATAAGCTCATACAAGCAGCTCCCGATAAATATGTATCAGATAAGCTTTAAGTTTCGTGATGAATTCCGTCCTCGTTTCGGCGTATTGCGTTCACGGGAATTCTTGATGAAAGACGGCTACAGCTACCACGCCACCCCCGAATGCCTGCATAAAACCTATATGAAGATGTACGGGGCATATAAGCAGATTTTCGAGAGGTGCGGCGTGCCTTACGTTATTCTCGAGGCAGAAGCAGGCGAGATGGGCGGAAGCGGGTCTCATCAGTTTACCGTTCCTTGCGAAAGCGGCGAGGATGTAATCGTTTACACAGAAGACAGCAGTTATGCAGCGAATATCGAGAAGGCTGCAATCGATCCCTCAGAGGCAGCTGCTGAAAGAATCACCGACGCACCTGAAGAAGTTCATACGCCGAATGCAGGCAGTATTGAGGCGGTTTGCCAGATGCTGGGAACAAAGCCTGAGCAGATGATTAAATCCCTGATACATTCAGACAGGGAAGGGCGTATTATTGTTGCTGTTCTTCGCGGAGACCACGAGCTCAATGAAGAAAAGCTCTCTCAGCTTCTCGGCGGAGAGAAAACTGAAATGGCCTCTGAAGAGCAGATTAAGGAGTTTACAGGAGCCTCAGTAGGCTTTGCAGGTCCTCAAGGGCTTTGCGAAAAGGCGCACAGGGTTTTTATAGACCACAGCGCGGCAGCAATGCCCGGCGGTGCAGTGGGGGCAAATAAGGATGATTATCACGTGAAAAATATTGTTCCGGGCAGGGATTTCCCGCTCGAAGGCGAGAATATCCAAACGGCTGATATAAGAAATGCCGTTGAAGGCGATACGCACGAGGGCAAAAAACTGCTCTTCAGGAAGGGGATTGAAGTCGGTCAGGTTTTCAAACTCGGCACAAAGTACAGCACGAAGCTTGAATGCGAATTTCTGGATGAAAACGGCAAGCGCAAACCCTGCCTTATGGGCTGTTACGGCATAGGGCTGAACAGGATTATGGCATCCGCTATTGAAACAAATTACGACGATAGCGGAATTAAATGGCCGATAAGCATCGCACCGTTCGAGGCAGTGGTTGTGCCCATAGGCAAGAAAGATGAGGCCGAAGCAGGCGAAAAGCTCTACAGCGAGCTGAAAGAGAAGGGCATTGATGTGCTTCTGGACGACAGAAACGCACGACCGGGCGTAAAGCTCAACGATGCAGACCTGCTTGGGGTACCTGTGAGGATAACTGTAGGCCGCAAGAGCCTTGCTGAAGGCAATGTAGAGATGAAGCTGAGAAGCGAGAGCGAAAACAGCCTGATAAAACTGGAAGAAGCCGCAGGCAAGGCCGCCGAACTGGTGGAAAAGCTTAGAAGCAGCTTATAG
- the thiC gene encoding phosphomethylpyrimidine synthase ThiC, whose protein sequence is MLTQLEAAKKAEITSVVENAAEYEGLSPELLRDEIAAGRLVVPANVMHLSWNLTPRAIGRKVSTKVNANIGMSDVRSSIEDEKAKMAVAVDAGADAVMDLSTGGDLDYVRSELISACPLPFGTVPVYEAITGRNVEDITPDLILEIVEKQAKQGVDFFTIHAGLLREHLPLLKSRVCGIVSRGGALTAKWMLHHNRQNLMYDLFDDLCDIMHEYDVCFSLGDGLRPGCGADATDDAQIAELRTLGELTQRAWERGCQVMVEGPGHVPFNQIEENMRLQQEICKDAPFYVLGPLVTDIAPGYDHITSAIGGTAAAYYGASFLCYVTPREHLGLPDNEDVRQGVVASKIAAHSADVARGHNDSAERDRRLSKARADLDWDTQIRLSLDPKTAKRMKDDASKNSAMSQEQADYCTMCGRDWCSVRINREIRDNL, encoded by the coding sequence ATGCTTACCCAGCTTGAAGCAGCCAAAAAGGCCGAAATAACAAGCGTTGTGGAAAACGCCGCAGAATATGAGGGGCTCTCTCCGGAGCTTCTTAGAGATGAGATAGCAGCCGGCAGGCTCGTTGTTCCCGCCAACGTTATGCATCTTTCATGGAATCTCACCCCGCGAGCAATCGGCAGAAAGGTCAGCACGAAGGTAAACGCCAATATCGGTATGAGCGATGTGCGCTCCAGTATTGAGGACGAGAAGGCTAAGATGGCAGTGGCTGTGGATGCCGGTGCGGATGCTGTGATGGATTTGAGCACCGGCGGCGATCTCGATTATGTCCGCAGTGAGCTGATAAGTGCCTGCCCTCTGCCCTTCGGCACTGTTCCTGTTTATGAGGCTATAACCGGCCGGAATGTAGAAGATATTACGCCTGATTTGATCCTCGAGATAGTGGAAAAGCAGGCCAAGCAGGGCGTTGACTTTTTCACAATCCATGCAGGGCTTCTCCGCGAGCATCTGCCTCTGCTGAAATCAAGGGTTTGCGGCATCGTATCCCGAGGCGGAGCTTTAACGGCAAAATGGATGCTTCATCACAATCGCCAAAACCTGATGTATGATCTTTTCGATGACCTCTGCGATATAATGCACGAATATGATGTATGCTTCTCTCTTGGCGACGGCCTTCGCCCAGGCTGCGGTGCAGACGCTACAGACGATGCGCAGATCGCAGAGCTTCGCACCCTCGGCGAGCTCACCCAGCGTGCATGGGAGAGGGGCTGTCAGGTGATGGTGGAAGGCCCCGGACACGTCCCGTTCAACCAGATCGAGGAGAATATGAGGCTTCAGCAGGAAATTTGCAAGGATGCCCCGTTTTACGTTCTCGGGCCTCTGGTTACAGATATTGCCCCGGGCTACGACCATATAACAAGCGCCATCGGAGGAACGGCCGCTGCATACTATGGAGCGAGCTTTCTGTGCTATGTAACCCCGCGTGAGCATTTAGGCCTGCCGGATAATGAAGACGTAAGGCAGGGAGTTGTGGCATCGAAAATAGCCGCTCACTCCGCTGACGTTGCAAGAGGCCATAATGATTCCGCCGAGCGGGATAGAAGGCTGTCAAAGGCAAGGGCTGATTTAGACTGGGACACACAGATAAGACTCTCTCTCGATCCAAAAACCGCCAAAAGAATGAAAGACGATGCCTCCAAAAACAGTGCTATGAGTCAGGAGCAGGCCGATTACTGCACAATGTGCGGAAGAGACTGGTGCAGTGTGAGGATAAATCGCGAAATCAGGGATAATCTATAG